The nucleotide window GCCGCTGCTGCTGGTGCGCGCTGTGCGTGGATATCTGCCCCACGGGCTCGCTGACCATGAGCAATGCCTATTCCTGGGTGGAAGAGGGCCTGGACCTGGATGTGCGCGAAACCTATTGTTACATTCCCGGCTACGATCCCAAGCCCTGGGACGCTGAAGAACTCGGCTACCGCAAGCCCGAAGGTTTCGAACTCCTTGCCCTGGAAAGGATTCCGATGCCGCATCTTTCCTCCGGCGAGCGGAAAAATTCCTTTGTGGAAATGGTCAAAGGCTATTCCCGGGAACTGGCCATTGGCGAGGCGGACCGCTGCATCCAATGCGGGATCTGCACCGCCACCTGTCCCGCCCACATGAACATTCCCGGCTACATCAAAGCCATCCGCGAAGACAACATCGCTGAAGGACTGAAGATCCTCTATGAGACCAATCCCCTGCCCGGAGTTTGCGGCCGGGTCTGCACCCGCCGCTGCGAGGATGTTTGCGCCCTTTCGCACCGCGGCGATGCGATCTCCATTCGCTGGCTGAAACGCTATCTGTCCGATTGTGTGGAAGCGGCCAAATACCGCGGGATCATGCGGCAGGAGATCATACCCCGGGATAAAAGCGTGGCCATCATCGGGGCCGGACCCGGAGGCCTGAGTGCCGCCTATTACCTTGCCCTGCAAGGATATAAGGTGGAGGTTTTCGAGCAAAAACCCGCCGCCGGAGGCATGCTGCGCTACGGCATTCCTGAATACCGCCTGCCCTACGACAAGCTGGACAAGGATATCGACTACATCGTCTCCCTGGGCGTGAAACTCCATCTGAACACCTGCATCGGCAAAGACATCACTTTCGACGAGATCTACCGGCGCTTCGACAGCGTGTTCATCAGCACCGGGCTCTTTGAACCCTACCGGA belongs to Candidatus Syntrophosphaera sp. and includes:
- a CDS encoding FAD-dependent oxidoreductase — encoded protein: MILRDILSPFYVWKRAFEKPYSINTLSEARPGSPRYRGFHQNDIDKCIGCGTCAEICQNATIDMVPVKETTDGDSGLRPRVDYGRCCWCALCVDICPTGSLTMSNAYSWVEEGLDLDVRETYCYIPGYDPKPWDAEELGYRKPEGFELLALERIPMPHLSSGERKNSFVEMVKGYSRELAIGEADRCIQCGICTATCPAHMNIPGYIKAIREDNIAEGLKILYETNPLPGVCGRVCTRRCEDVCALSHRGDAISIRWLKRYLSDCVEAAKYRGIMRQEIIPRDKSVAIIGAGPGGLSAAYYLALQGYKVEVFEQKPAAGGMLRYGIPEYRLPYDKLDKDIDYIVSLGVKLHLNTCIGKDITFDEIYRRFDSVFISTGLFEPYRIGIQGDDHPRVVTGLKLLSDVTEGVPVSLGQKVVVVGGGNVAMDAARTALRLGSEVTVLYRRREVDMPADREEIEEAHEENVRFIFQGIPVELLELPDERLQMAYARAEMVDQGDGKRPQPIPIEGSREILEADTVIAAIGQGMNFLWMEGEARANIKFGKWNIEADRWGQTTDNKVFIGGDMFNRTADAITAIADGHRSARAIDKLLSDNK